A genomic segment from Luteolibacter ambystomatis encodes:
- a CDS encoding alpha-amylase family glycosyl hydrolase: protein MKPPVIDPVKSEAKLVSPAVVEPATQPGMGAVLTGDGVLFRVWAPNAAQVHVTGGFNDWADPGMPMGREEGGMWSIVCAKAKAGDQYKFRIAHGGNTMLKIDPRVRLTDPETGNGVIYRDSFDWQGVEFETPLLNEVVLYELHVGTFGVRRGEKTPCGTFKKVIERLSYLKDLGVNAIELMPPTEFPGETSWGYNPCNPFAIEAGYGGPDGLKELIREAHRHGIAVILDVVYNHFGPDSLDLWQFDGWSENGKGGIYFYNDWRSETPWGDTRPDYGREEVRQYLRDNALMWIEEFRADGLRLDAVSYIRRSKGADNPESADIAEGWQVLQWINKDLKLHSPRVISVAEDLGNNAALTTWVEEGGAGFDTQWDAGFVHPVRAVLENPVDDARDVGAMVAAVLPGDASDPFRRVIYTESHDEVANGRRRMVSEIDPKNPDSLWARRRALQGAGVMLTAPGVPMLFQGQEFLEDGWFDDRDPLDWEKARRFRGIRLAFHDLIRLRRNLGGVTRGLTGAHVDVFHQNHHAKVIAWNRWYEGGPRDSTVIVMNLTANAHEFYEITLPAAGEWKVRFNADWSGYSDDFDDTEVITVEGRTGVVGHPAPLGGLALPPYGFIILSQD from the coding sequence ATGAAACCTCCCGTGATCGATCCGGTGAAATCCGAGGCAAAGCTTGTGTCGCCAGCCGTTGTGGAGCCTGCCACCCAGCCGGGCATGGGTGCCGTTCTCACTGGCGATGGCGTGCTCTTCCGCGTGTGGGCGCCAAACGCCGCGCAGGTGCATGTCACCGGCGGTTTCAACGATTGGGCGGATCCCGGTATGCCGATGGGCCGCGAGGAGGGCGGCATGTGGAGCATCGTTTGTGCGAAGGCGAAAGCAGGGGACCAGTACAAGTTCCGCATCGCCCATGGGGGAAACACGATGCTGAAGATCGATCCGCGCGTGCGCCTCACCGATCCGGAAACCGGCAATGGGGTGATCTACCGCGATTCGTTCGATTGGCAGGGCGTCGAATTCGAGACGCCGCTTCTCAATGAAGTCGTGCTCTATGAATTGCACGTCGGCACCTTCGGCGTGCGGCGTGGCGAGAAGACGCCGTGTGGCACGTTCAAGAAAGTCATCGAGCGCCTGTCGTATCTGAAGGATCTCGGCGTGAATGCCATCGAGCTGATGCCTCCCACCGAATTCCCCGGTGAAACCTCATGGGGTTACAATCCCTGCAATCCCTTCGCCATCGAGGCCGGCTATGGTGGCCCGGATGGCTTGAAGGAACTCATCCGCGAGGCCCACCGCCACGGCATCGCCGTGATCCTCGATGTGGTGTACAACCACTTCGGCCCGGATTCGCTCGACCTGTGGCAGTTCGATGGCTGGTCGGAAAACGGCAAGGGCGGCATCTACTTCTATAACGATTGGCGTTCCGAAACTCCGTGGGGCGACACCCGCCCAGATTACGGCCGCGAGGAGGTGCGCCAGTATCTGCGTGACAACGCGCTGATGTGGATCGAGGAATTCCGCGCCGATGGCCTGCGTCTTGATGCGGTCAGTTATATCCGCCGCTCGAAGGGCGCGGACAACCCGGAGTCCGCGGACATCGCGGAGGGTTGGCAGGTGCTCCAATGGATCAACAAGGATCTGAAGCTGCATTCGCCGCGTGTCATTTCCGTGGCCGAGGATCTCGGCAACAACGCCGCGCTCACCACATGGGTGGAGGAGGGCGGCGCGGGCTTCGATACGCAATGGGATGCCGGCTTCGTGCATCCGGTGCGTGCGGTGCTGGAAAATCCGGTGGATGACGCGCGCGATGTCGGCGCGATGGTGGCCGCCGTGTTGCCCGGCGATGCCAGTGATCCCTTCCGCCGCGTGATCTACACCGAATCGCATGACGAGGTGGCGAATGGCCGCCGCCGGATGGTGTCCGAGATCGACCCGAAGAATCCCGACAGCCTGTGGGCGCGCCGCCGTGCCCTGCAGGGAGCGGGCGTGATGTTGACCGCGCCCGGCGTGCCGATGCTTTTCCAAGGGCAGGAGTTTCTCGAGGACGGCTGGTTCGATGACCGAGATCCGCTCGATTGGGAAAAGGCGCGGCGTTTTCGTGGCATCCGGCTCGCGTTCCATGACCTGATCCGGCTGCGGCGCAATCTCGGTGGAGTGACCCGCGGCTTGACCGGAGCGCATGTGGATGTCTTCCACCAGAACCACCATGCCAAGGTGATCGCCTGGAATCGCTGGTATGAGGGCGGCCCGCGCGACAGCACGGTCATCGTGATGAATCTCACCGCCAACGCCCACGAGTTCTACGAGATCACCCTGCCCGCGGCGGGCGAGTGGAAGGTGCGCTTCAATGCGGACTGGAGCGGCTACAGCGATGATTTCGATGACACCGAAGTGATCACCGTGGAGGGCCGCACGGGTGTGGTGGGGCATCCCGCGCCGCTCGGCGGGCTTGCGCTGCCGCCGTATGGATTCATCATTCTCAGCCAGGATTGA